A region of Cellulophaga sp. RHA19 DNA encodes the following proteins:
- a CDS encoding NAD-dependent epimerase/dehydratase family protein — protein MSKLVIAGGTGFLGNKLIDFYTSKYNEIVVLTRGKSRKKENISYVNWDAKTINKWHTSLNNADVLINLTGKSVDCRFTKENKALILNSRTESTTALAMP, from the coding sequence ATGAGCAAACTAGTTATTGCAGGAGGAACGGGTTTTTTAGGAAATAAATTAATAGATTTTTATACTAGTAAATACAATGAAATAGTTGTTTTAACTCGTGGAAAGTCTCGCAAAAAAGAAAATATAAGTTACGTAAACTGGGATGCTAAAACAATTAACAAATGGCATACTAGTTTAAACAATGCAGATGTATTAATAAATTTAACTGGTAAATCTGTAGACTGTAGATTCACAAAAGAAAACAAAGCCCTTATTTTAAATTCTAGAACAGAATCTACTACCGCTTTAGCAATGCCATAA